From the genome of Papaver somniferum cultivar HN1 chromosome 2, ASM357369v1, whole genome shotgun sequence, one region includes:
- the LOC113349056 gene encoding proline-rich receptor-like protein kinase PERK1, which translates to MSTNTTSPPLPAPVPTSPPTTAAPPPDNSTAAASPPAPTTTVPPPTTSPPSTVPPPTGSPPADASPPAPAGGTSPTPPSTPTTPGSTVTPSAPSGSSSPSGGTGRSPPSNSNPTTPSSPSPSGSKVNTGLISGIVIGGVVVLVIVGLLFLFFKKKKRRDNRPPNYYVPPPPGPKGSGFGGQPQQWQNTASPPPAEHFSVPPKPAPPPPRPPHSPGRFPPPSMPPQPFMSSSGGSGSNYSGSTNPYPPPSPGMSLGFSKSTFTYEELKMATNGFSDANLLGQGGFGYVHKGVLPNGTEVAVKSLKAGSGQGEREFQAEVEIISRVHHRHLVSLVGYCMVGDKRMLVYEFVPNNTLEFHLHGKGRPTMDWSTRLKISLGSAKGLAYLHEDCHPKIIHRDIKAANILIDFKFEAQVADFGLAKIASDTNTHVSTRVMGTFGYLAPEYASSGKLSDKSDVFSFGVMLLELITGRRPVDSNQSYMDDSLVDWARPLLSRAMEEGVFDALVDPKLQNAYNPNEMKQMVACAASCVRHSARRRPRMSQVVRALEGNISLQDLNEGIRPGQSSAFSSYGSSDYDTVQYKEDMIKFRQMALASQDHGNPPTGYSGVTSEYGLNPSVSSSEGQQTQEMEMGRLKKDSQGSTGSL; encoded by the exons ATGTCGACAAATACAACATCACCACCATTACCAGCACCAGTTCCAACATCACCACCAACTacagcagcaccaccaccagATAATTCAACAGCGGCGGCTTCCCCACCAGCTCCAACAACTACAGTACCACCACCTACTACTTCACCTCCTAGTACAGTACCACCACCAACTGGATCTCCACCAGCAGATGCATCGCCGCCAGCAccagcaggaggaacttcacctACTCCACCTTCAACTCCAACAACACCTGGTAGTACTGTGACACCATCTGCTCCTTCTGGTTCTTCATCGCCTTCAGGGGGAACTGGAAGATCTCCCCCATCCAATTCCAATCCAACAACCCCTTCTTCGCCTTCTCCTTCTGGAAGTAAAGTTAATACTGGGTTGATTTCAGGAATTGTTATTGGTGGTGTTGTGGTTCTTGTAATTGTTGGTTTATTGTTTctcttctttaagaaaaagaaaagaagagataatCGCCCTCCTAATTACTATGTTCCTCCTCCTCCTGGTCCAAAAG GTAGTGGTTTTGGTGGGCAACCCCAACAATGGCAAAACACTGCATCTCCTCCGCCAGCGGAGCACTTTTCAGTTCCACCAAAACCGGCTCCTCCTCCACCAAGACCACCACATTCACCAGGTCGTTTTCCGCCTCCCTCGATGCCACCTCAACCTTTTATGAGCAGCAGTGGAGGTTCTGGGTCAAATTATTCAGGGTCGACAAATCCATATCCACCACCATCTCCTGGCATGTCACTAGGATTCTCAAAGAGCACGTTCACGTATGAAGAATTAAAAATGGCAACAAATGGATTTTCAGATGCCAACCTTCTGGGGCAAGGTGGGTTTGGGTATGTCCACAAAGGAGTCCTTCCAAATGGTACAGAAGTCGCAGTTAAGTCACTTAAAGCTGGAAGCGGTCAAGGGGAACGTGAATTTCAGGCTGAGGTCGAAATCATTAGCCGAGTTCATCACAGACACTTAGTTTCGCTGGTCGGTTACTGCATGGTTGGAGACAAAAGAATGCTGGTTTATGAGTTTGTGCCCAACAACACCTTGGAGTTCCACTTACATG GAAAGGGTAGACCAACCATGGACTGGAGTACAAGGCTGAAAATTTCCCTGGGATCTGCAAAAGGACTGGCATATTTACACGAAGATT GCCATCCTAAAATTATTCATCGTGATATAAAGGCTGCTAATATTCTTATTGATTTTAAATTTGAGGCTCAG GTTGCAGATTTTGGACTGGCGAAAATCGCTTCTGACACCAACACCCATGTCTCCACACGTGTAATGGGAACTTTTGG GTACCTGGCTCCAGAGTATGCATCAAGCGGTAAACTCTCTGACAAATCAGATGTCTTTTCTTTTGGGGTCATGCTCCTAGAGCTAATTACTGGGAGACGACCTGTTGATtcaaatcaatcatacatggatgATAGCTTGGTGGATTGG GCACGACCATTACTGAGCAGAGCAATGGAAGAAGGGGTCTTCGACGCACTCGTAGATCCAAAGTTGCAAAATGCCTACAATCCTAATGAAATGAAACAAATGGTTGCATGTGCTGCTTCCTGTGTGCGCCATTCTGCACGTCGTCGACCGCGAATGAGCCAG GTGGTTAGGGCTCTAGAAGGCAATATCTCTCTTCAAGATCTAAATGAAGGAATTAGACCAGGTCAAAGTTCAGCATTTAGTTCATATGGAAGCTCAGATTATGACACGGTCCAATACAAGGAGGACATGATAAAGTTCAGGCAGATGGCATTGGCTAGCCAGGATCATGGCAACCCTCCTACTGGATATAGTGGAGTGACTAGTGAATACGGTCTGAACCCTTCTGTCTCAAGTAGTGAAGGCCAACAAACCCAAGAAATGGAGATGGGTAGGTTAAAGAAAGATAGTCAAGGTTCAACCGGAAGTTTGTGA